Genomic DNA from Bifidobacterium sp. ESL0769:
TCAGTCCGTGCGGAGCCCGGTCATGCCAAACGGTGACATCGTCGTTGGCGACAAACGAACGCAGCGACGAAAGCAAATGCCCGCCTGCCTTGACATAATCCCGCAAGGTGTCGATGGTGTTTTGCGAAGCACAATAGAGCGCCGGGGTCACCACGAGCTTGTACTGGCTCAGCTTTTCGGTGTCAACGTCGGTAGGCACGAAATCGACTTCGACGTTCAGCTCGAACAACGCATCAAAATACATTCGGACAATGTCGTTATAGCGAAGCCCGCCATCCGCCGGGAACCCGGTTTCCAGCGTGAACCAGTCCAGTGCCGTCAGTGCTTCGTTGGAGACCATGATGGCGACCTGATTGCGTTTCTTCAAGTGTTTGAGATGCCTCTGCACCTCGGGCCGGGCAATTTCCCGCCCGAAAACACCGGCCTCCTCATACGTTGGGTTCGGCTCGAGATCATGGCTCAGCAAGCCCTTCCAGTAAGTCTCGAAGGAATTGTGGATGGAATGCCAATGCCAGTACATCACGCTGTCCGCACCGCTGGCCAGATGACTGTAGGCTTGCAGCCGCAGCTGACCAGGATAGGGCAACCAGCCATGCTGGCCCTGCGCTTCGGTTTCCAGTACCAGATAGTTCTGACCGCCCTTTATCGAGCGGGCCATGTCGCCGCCAAACGCGATTTCCTTGCCGGTCAGCTCGTCCTCGGTGGGATGATAGATATCCACACCGGCGATATCCAGCGCCTTGGCCGCCTTGAAATGATCGACCGCAGGCTGCACGCCGAAGGAATAACCACGCCATTCGTAGTCGAAATTATGGGTGACGAACTGGTCGTCCCTGGCGTATTCGCGCACGATGTCGGCCTGCCAAGCCAGATATTGAGCCACCTGCGAGCGCCGGAACTTGTCGAACTCGGCACGCAGCGACTCGTTGATCGCGTCGGTGACGTCAGGAAAATCCTCCCAGGCATTGATACAATTCGACCAATAATCTAAGCCGAAGGTGGCATTGAGCTCATCCAGATTGTCATGGAAACGCTCGCGAAGATATTTTACGAACAACGCCTGCATATCGGCAGAAACGCAATCATAGTATTTCGTCTCATTGTCGACTTGATAGCCGATGACCGCAGGATTTTGGGCGACATGGGCGATCAGCTTTCTGATGACCCGCTCGGCATAGTAACAGTACGTAGGGTTGACGATATCCATGATCTGCCGTGCGCCGTATTTGCCGGGGCCATTGGGGGTGACAGCGAGGACGTCGGGATGCATGCGCACCAGCCAGGTCGGCACCGCGTAGGTCGGCGTTCCGACGATGACCGAAATGCCGTGGCGCTGCGCCGCATCGAGGACGCGATCGATATGCGAGAAATCGAAGATACCGGGCTGCGGCTCGCACGTGCTCCACGTCGATTCGGCGATACGGATGGTATTGATGCCAATATGCCGCATCATCTCCATGTCCGTTTCGACGCGGTCAAGGCTGCGCGGCATGTATTCGTCGTAATATGCCGCCCCGAAAAGAATCCTGTCCGGCAGCTTCGCCGTCCGGTTCGCTTCACTCATAGTTATTCATCCTTGTCTTACGTGTCATCTTCATTGAATACACAAAAATACTAAAATGCAGACATGGCCGCCGTCGACGACAAGCGACGACCACACCCGCAAAATTTGTCAGCGGTTATCGCAATCCGCTAATGCAACCTTCAGTCGATGACGAAGGTGTTGAACGAACGTGGGGCGAGGTTCGCCTTCACCGTATGCGTTGCGTCGTCCGGGTCTTCAAAGCTGAAGTCCAACGGACGTTCGAGTGCGTTCTGCACCACCACGACGATGGAGCCGTCGGGGTTGCGGAAGGCGATGCCCATCGAGTTGAAGCGCCCGGTCGTGCCGAGCCGCACGGCACCCGGCTTCACGTACTTCGAGAAGTGGCGCATGACGTACCACTCCGGGTTGCGTGTGAGCTTGCCGGACTTGGAATCGACGGTATAGAGCGAGTTCTGTTGCCAGCCCCACGTACTCAGGATCTCGGTCAGCACCATGTTCCAATAGACATAAGCGGTGGCCCCGTTGCGGAAGTAATGGTTCATCAGGTGGAAGACATATTCCGCGTAGGCCCAGGAGTTGTCGCCGGCGCCGCACTCAGACTCGGTCTGCTCGAGCTCGAGTTCCGGCCACGATTCGTGGGTGCGGGCGATGGCGTTCTGCCCGGCCCACTGGTAGCCGATGCCCTTGATGTAGCCGCACGCCTTCTCGTCGAAGAGAATGTCATCGATGAAGCGGTTGTAGTTGTTGAGCTTCATCCCGTAGCCGCCGGTCCACGACATGTCCTCCGGGCCGTTCATCGTCCCGAGGAAAATGTCGGTGTCGATGCCCTCGTGTTCGAAGGCCGGGCCGAGATAGTCACGGATGAAGATCTTGAGGTCGTGGCTCGACCAAAGGCAGCTCGGGAATTTCTGGTCGGCGAAGACCTCGTTCTGCACGTGCAGCTGGGTGACTTTGATGCCACGCTTGGCGTATTCCTGGATATAACGCACGAAATACTTGGCGTAGGCGGTGAGATTTTCCGGGGTCATCACGATGCGGCCGAAATTGTAGGCCTTCGGGAACTTCATCCACGTCGGCGGGCTCCACGGGCTCGAGAAAAGCTGCATATCCGGCTGGTACTTCTGCGCACGCTGGATATAAGGAACCAGCGTTTTGTCATCGTGCTCGACGCTGAAATGGCTCATGTCGTAGTCGCCGTCGGTTTCGTCGTAGCTGTACCACTCTTCGGCGAAATCGTTGGCACCGATCGGAGCGCGGTTGAAACGGAAGTTCATTTCGTCTTGGCCGAACAGCTCGTGGAACACCGTTTCGGCAGTTTCCTCGTCCGTATATTTGGTGAGCGCCTGCCAGCCGAGCTCATTGAAACACCCACCAAAGCCGCGGATTTTCTGGAATGTCTCACCGGTCAGTTTCAGCCCGCCGGTATCGCTGTTGTTGCCAGCTACGTGAACAGCACCGTTTTGTGGCAACGCCAACGTCGTCTCCACCAATTTCGCATCAGGAGTCGATGCAATCCATACTGCAGTCATCACTCCGCCCTTCTTAAAATCTTTCTATCATATTTTGTGATTCCGCACGGGTTGCGGAACAATGTCCGCTGTTCCACAACCCGACGAAAGCCAGCGATACAGAACCTCATTCAAGGCAAGTCCGTAAGATTTACTTGACGCCCTTGATCCACATGATGAAGACGCAGCCGATCAACGCGAGCGCGATGGCTACCGGGAACGCCAACGAATAGCCGACGGAGACCACGATGCGTGCCATGATCAGCGGGCCGCACATCTGGCCCAGAGTGGTGGCAAGGTTCAGGATGCCGAGATCCTTGCCAGCCTCGTTTTTGTTCGGCAGAACGTCGACGAGCAATGCCTGGTCAACGGAGGAATAGACGCCGAAGCCCAAACCGGCGATGGCTGCGTAAAGATACATACCCATCGAAGACGGGAAGATCCAAGGCATCGCGATGCCAATGGCGAAGCACACGGAGGCGACGACGACCGGGACCTTACGACGCCCGATGAAGTCGGAGAACGGGCCGGCGACGATGGAGCCAAGCAGTGAGACGACCATGGTAATCACAGAAATCACCGAAATGGTGTTCGCGGCCTGCTTGACGGACTGGCCAATGTAATTCTCGACGATATACATCTGGTAGACGCCAATCATCTGGTAACTGATGAGCATGCACAGACGACCGACGAAAGCCTTGTAGAAATCGTGGCCCGTGGAGAACTTCGGCGGACGGAACGACAGTACGATGTCCTTGAAGCCTTTCTTGGCCGGCGGCAGATAATCCGCGGATTCCTCCCGCGGAATCAGGATAACGGCAACCACGCCGCCAAGGAACATCAGGACGCCAGCAACGGCGAAGCCCGGTAGCAGATTAGTGACGAACCTTGCGCCAATCAGGGAGCCGATCGGCGAACCGATGGTTGAACCGGCACCGAAGAATGCGGACATGGTGCCGCGCACACCCGAAGGAATACGATCGGAAATAGTGGCCGTCACAGGGGCAATCATGCAGTTCAGACCAACCATGCACAGGCAGTAGTAGACGGTAAGGAGAATGGCATTGTTGGTGGTGCCCGTCAGGAAGAGCATCACCCCGCCAAGCACGCCGCCAAAGAGAATATATGGGGTACGGCGACCGAAACGCGAACGTGAGCGGTCCGAGAAAGTGCCGAAAACGAGGTTGGCAACCAACGACGCCACAGCGGTGCAGGCGTTGACATTGCCTATGAGCACATCCGGGCGTACGCCGATAACCTGTTTGTAATGTTCCGGGAGCAGCACGATGGAGACGATGCCAAGACCTGTCATCCAGAATAAGCCGAACATGAAGAACCCTGCGCCGAAACGGACAAGCTTTTTCTTGGGGACCTTTTGACCCGTCTCAGGGCTCAGATCCGGATCTTTTTCCGCTGCCTCTATCGCAGCATTGTGCTCGGCAAGGCGCTCGGCTTTGCTGGCGACTATGGAATCACTCATTGATCCACTTCTTTCATTATCAACAATGATGTATCCAACGATAGCGTCTTTGAACTTATCTACTACCTATTAGATAAATGCGATAATAATAAGTTTGTCATTTTTTGTCAAATCAGATAATTAATAATTTCCATTGTCGTTTTCATCGGTTTCCACCTTTTTAGCCGTTTCTTCCTTCAATAACGGCAATTTCGTGTTAATTCTCGTTATAAATAATTATTTTTGTCATTTATGACGAAATTAGAAAACCGATAAATAACTTATAAATACTAGATAAATTGATTTAGAATCATGAAACATTACTTCGAATATATATTTTTCCCGTATTGCCGAATGAGAACTCTTATGCTTGGCATTATTTCCATAACGCATCGTAGCAATACCATTTCAGCGATAATGTCGCCATACCTCATCCGGAAAAATAATTTTTTCGAAACCCAGCCATTCATCGTAGAGATCGATCGGCGGATCGCGCAGCCAACGGAGCTGAATGCCGTCCATAACCTCGGTACACTGTCTGACCACCGGCCGCATTTTGTCGGTCCACGGACGAAATTCTGGAGGCAAAGCCCAATCGAATTTCGAATAATATCCCCATACCGAATCAGAACGTTCGTCGAAATACCGGTGAAGCGGGTGGGAGGGATTGAACGATTCCGTTTCCAAGACCATATAGAGCTGGACCATCATCTTTCTACCCGCATTATGCCGCACCAGAAATCGCAGATACGCAGGGAAAAACGGGCCTTGCGGATCGCTGCCCGGCAATCCGGACTTCAGAAAATCATCCGGCGTTCCCGTCGTGTCATAGATATCCGTGATCAACGGCGAGAGCAGGCCATCCTTGCTACCAACGTAATGCAAAAGTCCCGGCTGGCTCATGCCGACTTCATCCGCCACGTCCTTGAGCGA
This window encodes:
- a CDS encoding beta-galactosidase, encoding MSEANRTAKLPDRILFGAAYYDEYMPRSLDRVETDMEMMRHIGINTIRIAESTWSTCEPQPGIFDFSHIDRVLDAAQRHGISVIVGTPTYAVPTWLVRMHPDVLAVTPNGPGKYGARQIMDIVNPTYCYYAERVIRKLIAHVAQNPAVIGYQVDNETKYYDCVSADMQALFVKYLRERFHDNLDELNATFGLDYWSNCINAWEDFPDVTDAINESLRAEFDKFRRSQVAQYLAWQADIVREYARDDQFVTHNFDYEWRGYSFGVQPAVDHFKAAKALDIAGVDIYHPTEDELTGKEIAFGGDMARSIKGGQNYLVLETEAQGQHGWLPYPGQLRLQAYSHLASGADSVMYWHWHSIHNSFETYWKGLLSHDLEPNPTYEEAGVFGREIARPEVQRHLKHLKKRNQVAIMVSNEALTALDWFTLETGFPADGGLRYNDIVRMYFDALFELNVEVDFVPTDVDTEKLSQYKLVVTPALYCASQNTIDTLRDYVKAGGHLLSSLRSFVANDDVTVWHDRAPHGLTDVFGMSYNQFTRPNNVGVVSAGKVSDISMSASTGTGVETRAKALIELLKPNDDDTQVLARYQHPVWRAYVAITRHAFGSGWAQWVGTVLDADTTRTVLAEAVKVAGVKVLGADLAGQVTVRSGFDRLGKRIVYFLNYSPAPVSFAFPISGKVIVGGVKVASDGSAAEDPASGPASGERIRSGTGLTIGPWNLVVVVAEGDED
- a CDS encoding glycoside hydrolase family 30 beta sandwich domain-containing protein, with translation MTAVWIASTPDAKLVETTLALPQNGAVHVAGNNSDTGGLKLTGETFQKIRGFGGCFNELGWQALTKYTDEETAETVFHELFGQDEMNFRFNRAPIGANDFAEEWYSYDETDGDYDMSHFSVEHDDKTLVPYIQRAQKYQPDMQLFSSPWSPPTWMKFPKAYNFGRIVMTPENLTAYAKYFVRYIQEYAKRGIKVTQLHVQNEVFADQKFPSCLWSSHDLKIFIRDYLGPAFEHEGIDTDIFLGTMNGPEDMSWTGGYGMKLNNYNRFIDDILFDEKACGYIKGIGYQWAGQNAIARTHESWPELELEQTESECGAGDNSWAYAEYVFHLMNHYFRNGATAYVYWNMVLTEILSTWGWQQNSLYTVDSKSGKLTRNPEWYVMRHFSKYVKPGAVRLGTTGRFNSMGIAFRNPDGSIVVVVQNALERPLDFSFEDPDDATHTVKANLAPRSFNTFVID
- a CDS encoding MFS transporter encodes the protein MSDSIVASKAERLAEHNAAIEAAEKDPDLSPETGQKVPKKKLVRFGAGFFMFGLFWMTGLGIVSIVLLPEHYKQVIGVRPDVLIGNVNACTAVASLVANLVFGTFSDRSRSRFGRRTPYILFGGVLGGVMLFLTGTTNNAILLTVYYCLCMVGLNCMIAPVTATISDRIPSGVRGTMSAFFGAGSTIGSPIGSLIGARFVTNLLPGFAVAGVLMFLGGVVAVILIPREESADYLPPAKKGFKDIVLSFRPPKFSTGHDFYKAFVGRLCMLISYQMIGVYQMYIVENYIGQSVKQAANTISVISVITMVVSLLGSIVAGPFSDFIGRRKVPVVVASVCFAIGIAMPWIFPSSMGMYLYAAIAGLGFGVYSSVDQALLVDVLPNKNEAGKDLGILNLATTLGQMCGPLIMARIVVSVGYSLAFPVAIALALIGCVFIMWIKGVK
- a CDS encoding TetR/AcrR family transcriptional regulator, translating into MSKAKQRRIRKSPEERKKEITQAAAKLISTKGFNGISLKDVADEVGMSQPGLLHYVGSKDGLLSPLITDIYDTTGTPDDFLKSGLPGSDPQGPFFPAYLRFLVRHNAGRKMMVQLYMVLETESFNPSHPLHRYFDERSDSVWGYYSKFDWALPPEFRPWTDKMRPVVRQCTEVMDGIQLRWLRDPPIDLYDEWLGFEKIIFPDEVWRHYR